The following coding sequences lie in one Drosophila sulfurigaster albostrigata strain 15112-1811.04 chromosome 2R, ASM2355843v2, whole genome shotgun sequence genomic window:
- the LOC133839482 gene encoding venom allergen 5-like, translating to MHIRLAVLVFCTSFVDQLLSSPHFWSVPLFKTKVSVYRTRRKLSSPTPPENYCRKDLCPPNVQHIACDNPFWGPECTKPRAGVNMDKIKTKIEDLHNNYRAKLSVSGLGKLPLAKGLPKIHWNEELSILAMRITNFCNDEEASKCVNTPHFLHVARNSFYHETTNSSKNISPENFILETIKYWGDYYKCFDPNHVEKFPPDALEDELEFANIINQKVRFVGCGMLIRNPGLSPFYYVTCLYNDKVKPGQKLYD from the exons ATGCACATTAGGTTAGCAGTTTTAGTGTTTTGCACTTCGTTCGTAGATCAGCTGCTAAGTTCGCCTCATTTTTGGAGCGTCCCATTGTTTAAAACGAAAGTGTCAGTTTATAGGACGCGAAGGAAACTATCTTCGCCAACTCCACCCGAGAACTATTGCCGCAAAGATCTATGTCCGCCGAATGTGCAACACATCGCTTGTGACAATCCGTTT TGGGGACCAGAGTGTACAAAACCTCGGGCAGGAGTCAACATGGAcaaaataaagacaaaaatCGAAGACCTTCATAATAATTACCGGGCAAAATTATCGGTATCAGGTTTGGGTAAATTACCCCTGGCTAAAGGTTTGCCGAAAATCCATTGGAATGAAGAGCTCTCCATACTGGCGATGAGGATCACAAACTTTTGCAATGATGAAGAGGCTAGTAAGTGCGTGAATACGCCACATTTTCTTCATGTGGCCCGGAATTCCTTTTACCACGAAACTACAAACAGTTCTAAGAATATATCTCCAGAGAACTTTATTCTTGAAACGATTAAATATTGGGGGGACTATTATAAATGTTTCGACCCGAACCATGTTGAAAAGTTTCCCCCTGATGCTTTGGAGGATGAACTTGAATTTGCAAACATTATTAATCAAAAGGTTCGCTTTGTGGGTTGTGGCATGTTGATACGAAATCCTGGTTTATCTCCATTTTACTATGTCACTTGTCTTTATAACGATAAGGTTAAGCCTGGGCAAAAATTGTACGATTAA
- the LOC133839483 gene encoding tabinhibitin 3-like — protein MHIQLAMFILCTAVIDQLYSIRFFEPPIFKTKVNKYKLRGKLVSPTPPENYCRKGLCPENVKHIACGNPFWGSHCEKPRSGVNVEKIETDIIDVHNNIRENMSKVSWQNLPIAKGLPKLKWNQDLSVLAMRITNYCNNATGMDCVNTPRFLHVGRSSTDWQIPPQNSNMKPEDFLILAIKYIGGNFLRVNASFVESFPSDASNWDYAFANIINQRANEVGCGMMTRKPGRLPWYYITCLYDTDVKPGQKLYDF, from the exons ATGCACATTCAGTTAGCAATGTTTATCCTTTGCACTGCTGTCATAGATCAGCTATATTCGATTCGCTTTTTTGAACCCCCAATCTTTAAGaccaaagtaaacaaatacaaGTTGCGTGGTAAACTGGTTTCCCCAACTCCTCCAGAAAACTATTGCCGCAAAGGTCTATGTCCAGAGAATGTGAAACACATCGCCTGCGGCAATCCATTT TGGGGATCACATTGTGAAAAGCCCCGATCAGGTGTCAACGTGGAAAAAATCGAGACAGACATCATCGACGTTCATAATAACATACGTGAGAATATGTCGAAAGTCAGTTGGCAAAATCTGCCCATAGCTAAGGGCTTGCCTAAGTTGAAATGGAACCAAGATCTTTCCGTTCTGGCCATGAGGATCACAAACTATTGCAACAATGCAACTGGCATGGACTGTGTAAATACACCACGTTTCCTGCATGTAGGTCGGTCTTCAACGGATTGGCAAATTCCTCCTCAGAACAGTAATATGAAACCAGAGGATTTTCTAATTttggcaattaaatatataggTGGCAACTTCCTTAGGGTAAATGCAAGTTTTGTTGAGAGTTTTCCATCGGATGCCTCGAATTGGGATTATGCATtcgcaaatataattaatcaaAGAGCGAACGAAGTGGGATGCGGCATGATGACACGAAAACCCGGTAGATTACCTTGGTACTATATCACCTGTTTATATGACACGGATGTAAAGCCTGGCCAAAAATTGTAtgatttttaa
- the LOC133839477 gene encoding MYG1 protein C27H6.8, whose protein sequence is MVTRFLPRFLPKLHKEFLRVNQLRQYQSNMSEVSEESTPAKRSTPPTIGTHNGTFHCDEVVACFMLKQLPEYENSEIFRSRDDKALREKCEIIVDVGSEFDHGKKWYDHHQLTFKDTFSTLRPEFEEKFDIRLSSAGLVYCYYGERVIQSILQRERNLQLSPQNLKLAFLQIYRNFISELDAIDNGVPMFEGGEPRYKISTHLSARVGKLNPSWQESNRSADQDQRFHQAMAVAGKELVENVLEVACSWIAARDHVRAALEQAKTVYPSGEILLLDKFCPWKAHLVDLEKEYQVEGVPKLVVFNDGSSWRVAGVPLTPSSFVGRKFLPTPWRGLRDDELSELAGIKDLVFVHHTGFIGGAKTQEAALAMATKSIEFVEN, encoded by the exons ATGGTAACACGGTTTTTGCCGCGTTTTTTACCAAAACTACACAAAGAGTTCCTAAGAGTTAATCAACTTAGACAATATCAGAGCAATATGAGTGAAGTAAGTGAAGAATCAACGCCCGCAAAACGCAGCACACCACCCACAATTGGCACTCACAACGGCACATTTCACTGCGACGAGGTGGTTGCCTGTTTTATGCTGAAACAATTGCCGGAATATGAGAACTCTGAGATCTTTCGTAGTCGTGACGACAAAGCATTGCGAGAGAAATGTGAGATCATTGTGGATGTAGGCAGTGAATTCGATCACGGCAAGAAATGGTACGATCATCACCAGCTAACATTCAAGGATACATTCAGCACATTGCGACCCGAGTTCGAAGAGAAATTCGATATTAG ACTGAGCAGCGCTGGTCTCGTTTATTGCTACTATGGCGAGCGTGTGATTCAAAGCATTTTGCAACGTGAGCGTAACCTGCAGTTATCGCCACAAAATCTGAAACTCGCCTTTCTGCAAATCTATCGCAATTTCATCAGCGAACTGGATGCCATTGACAATGGTGTCCCCATGTTTGAGGGCGGTGAACCACGCTACAAGATCTCCACTCACCTCTCGGCCCGCGTTGGTAAACTGAATCCATCGTGGCAGGAATCAAATCGCAGCGCCGATCAAGATCAACGTTTCCACCAAGCAATGGCCGTGGCGGGTAAGGAGCTGGTGGAGAATGTGCTAGAAGTGGCCTGCTCCTGGATTGCAGCACGCGATCATGTGCGAGCTGCACTGGAACAGGCAAAAACTGTGTATCCCAGCGGTGAAATTCTATTGCTGGATAAGTTCTGCCCCTGGAAGGCGCATTTGGTCGATCTGGAGAAGGAATATCAAGTTGAAGGCGTGCCCAAGTTGGTTGTATTCAATGATGGCTCAAGTTGGCGTGTTGCGGGGGTGCCTCTGACACCCAGCAGCTTTGTGGGTCGCAAGTTTTTGCCCACACCATGGCGTGGTCTTCGCGACGACGAATTGTCTGAGCTGGCGGGAATTAAAGATCTGGTATTTGTGCATCACACAGGCTTCATTGGCGGTGCCAAGACCCAAGAGGCTGCCTTGGCCATGGCCACCAAAAGCATAGAGTTCGTCgagaattaa
- the LOC133839484 gene encoding proteasome subunit beta type-3 — translation MSILAYNGGCVVAMRGKDCVAIATDHRFGVQAQTISTDFKKVFHIAPRMFLGLTGLQTDILTVRDRLMFRKNIYETKENREMAPKPFSAMLSNFLYEHRFGPYFIEPVVAGLDPKTLKPFICNMDLIGCPNEPDDFVVAGTCAEQLYGMCETLWRPDLEPDQLFEVIAQSMVNAFDRDAMSGWGATVYIIEADKITERALKTRMD, via the coding sequence ATGTCGATTTTGGCATATAACGGTGGTTGCGTCGTCGCCATGCGCGGCAAGGACTGTGTGGCTATTGCAACGGATCATCGCTTCGGTGTTCAAGCACAAACCATCTCCACAGACTTCAAGAAAGTGTTTCACATTGCACCTCGTATGTTTTTGGGATTAACTGGACTGCAGACCGATATATTGACAGTACGCGATCGACTGATGTTCCGAAAGAACATCTATGAGACCAAGGAAAACCGCGAGATGGCACCCAAACCCTTCTCCGCGATGTTGTCCAATTTCCTCTACGAGCATCGCTTTGGTCCGTACTTCATTGAGCCGGTTGTGGCGGGTTTGGATCCCAAGACCCTGAAGCCGTTCATCTGCAACATGGATCTGATTGGCTGCCCCAATGAGCCTGATGATTTTGTGGTCGCTGGCACCTGTGCCGAGCAGTTGTATGGAATGTGCGAGACTCTGTGGCGCCCAGATCTGGAGCCGGATCAGCTGTTCGAAGTCATAGCTCAGTCGATGGTCAATGCCTTTGATAGGGATGCCATGAGCGGTTGGGGAGCTACTGTTTACATTATTGAGGCGGATAAGATTACGGAGCGTGCGCTTAAAACACGCATGGATTAA
- the LOC133839476 gene encoding E3 ubiquitin-protein ligase Iruka yields the protein MAEAMVVEERPTAPKRFFCHMCNVEINIPNTDFTCPLCSNGFVEELPANAPELTASSSNASTSNETGSSSSGNNSGGAGGSGLINVESLRNDIVSLLSMRNVPNLEITIEPNRRHTSVMHLGGPGAGGVGSMGGAPNIAGGNIAGGRVRPANLDRLDNVLFDFLQSLPLAGATAEIVTGPGGGGGVSVGGGGNSHMFFMGNPGDYAWGREGLDTIVTQMLNQMETSGPPPLSSQRINEIPNVKISAEEVERKMQCSVCWDDFKLDETVRKLPCSHLYHENCIVPWLNLHSTCPICRKSLANDDDNDDVDVDEDFVLLNRFVNENASGAGGAGNTPRTATANNASSQTAQTTQSSTQQSSDSTTANTSRNNVFTFDDDNMFLD from the coding sequence ATGGCCGAGGCAATGGTTGTTGAAGAGCGCCCCACAGCGCCCAAACGTTTCTTCTGTCACATGTGTAATGTGGAGATCAACATTCCCAACACCGACTTCACTTGTCCCTTGTGCTCCAATGGTTTCGTAGAGGAGTTGCCCGCAAATGCACCCGAGTTGACAGCGTCTAGCAGCAATGCGTCAACCAGTAACGAGACCGGCTCCAGTTCTTCGGGCAACAACAGTGGCGGCGCCGGTGGCAGCGGCTTGATTAATGTGGAGTCGTTGCGGAATGATATTGTATCGCTGCTAAGCATGCGAAATGTGCCTAATTTGGAAATAACCATTGAGCCAAATCGTCGTCACACCAGTGTCATGCACTTGGGTGGCCCGGGCGCCGGAGGCGTTGGCAGTATGGGCGGCGCCCCAAATATAGCTGGCGGCAACATTGCAGGAGGACGTGTGCGGCCAGCGAATTTGGATCGTTTAGACAATGTGCTGTTCGACTTTCTGCAGAGTTTGCCACTGGCCGGCGCCACAGCAGAGATAGTGACTGGTCCGGGAGGCGGTGGTGGTGTTAGCGTTGGCGGCGGTGGCAATTCGCACATGTTCTTCATGGGCAATCCGGGGGATTATGCGTGGGGACGCGAGGGACTCGATACGATCGTGACACAGATGCTCAATCAAATGGAGACATCGGGACCGCCTCCGCTCTCATCGCAGCGCATCAACGAAATACCGAATGTTAAGATAAGCGCAGAGGAAGTGGAACGCAAAATGCAATGCTCCGTGTGCTGGGATGATTTCAAGCTGGATGAGACTGTGCGCAAACTGCCATGCTCGCATCTGTATCATGAGAATTGTATTGTGCCATGGCTGAATCTACACAGCACTTGCCCCATCTGCCGCAAATCTTTGGCCAACGACGATGACAACGACGATGTTGATGTCGACGAGGATTTTGTGCTGCTCAATCGTTTTGTTAACGAAAATGCCTCTGGAGCTGGAGGCGCTGGCAACACACCGCGAACGGCAACAGCCAATAATGCATCTAGTCAAACAGCACAGACAACACAGTCGTCGACACAACAATCGTCAgattcaacaacagcaaacacttCTCGCAACAACGTGTTCACCTTTGATGATGACAATATGTTTTTGGACTAA
- the LOC133839475 gene encoding uncharacterized protein LOC133839475 — protein MTTAIGSNNSDIVLLTDVVRDQYVRYLERQLEENVCVWSSASRNHHKSSAWSCIEHSLKTLETRAIKACQAAQLYQRAMVKMIAAVRRNTQECRLADALFEHMQRQQIEQDNDEDVKDAAMKSREQFVDKSTQTAALIEGMPNGDGEHNEDDIYTSYTLCQKIDLFQSRLAEHETKQQQQQSELQVNGQQPMASPASSIEDTVSQELAKLFDDEPTDLNALFGIEIEANTDELKEFKEAATPQEKPTTSPDYTLPLPAHINNQQVDLRHSRWPCELYAQRRRLNACLVRLLDADWRCEDALRYKFHMLFGEDSDDEFATEISSPSIDLVDEVLLASCILRIRPWIVHHLMRPLQEGLIANRFLFKKLAKMLANNIVLINPYSSERQVKQAVEQLFCIQPRGVQCEMDLELLPSVFVERFES, from the exons ATGACAACGGCAatcggcagcaacaacagcgacattGTTTTGCTCACCGATGTG GTGCGCGATCAATATGTGCGATATCTGGAGCGTCAGTTGGaagagaatgtgtgtgtgtggtcctCCGCCTCCAGGAATCATCACAAGTCCTCTGCTTGGTCCTGCATCGAACACAGCCTAAAGACACTGGAAACTCGCGCCATTAAAGCCTGTCAAGCAGCGCAACTCTATCAACGCGCCATGGTCAAGATG ATAGCCGCTGTGCGGCGCAATACACAGGAATGTCGCTTGGCGGATGCGCTCTTCGAGCACAtgcagcgacaacaaattgAGCAAGACAACGACGAAGATGTGAAGGATGCGGCAATGAAGAGTCGTGAACAGTTTGTGGACAAATCAACGCAGACAGCAGCATTAATCGAGGGCATGCCAAATGGCGATGGCGAGCACAATGAAGATGACATTTATACAAGCTACACGCTGTGCCAAAAAATCGATTTGTTTCAGAGTCGACTTGCCGAGcacgaaacaaaacaacagcagcagcaatcagaGTTGCAAGTCAATGGACAGCAACCGATGGCATCGCCAGCGTCCAGCATCGAGGATACAGTTTCTCAGGAGCTAGCCAAACTCTTTGATGACGAACCAACGGATTTGAATGCTTTGTTTGGCATTGAAATAGAAGCGAATACAGATGAACTCAAGGAGTTCAAGGAGGCGGCAACACCCCAAGAGAAGCCAACAACATCGCCGGATTATACGTTGCCACTGCCAGCACACATCAATAACCAGCAAGTGGACTTGCGGCACAGTCGCTGGCCATGTGAATTGTATGCACAACGACGTCGCCTCAATGCGTGCTTGGTGCGACTGCTGGACGCGGATTGGCGCTGCGAGGATGCATTGCGCTACAAGTTTCATATGTTGTTTGGCGAGGATAGCGATGATGAGTTTGCCACCGAGATATCTAGTCCAAGCATTGATCTGGTCGATGAAGTCCTGCTGGCCAGCTGTATATTGCGAATACGCCCATGGATCGTGCATCATTTAATGCGTCCACTGCAAGAGGGTCTAATAGCCAATAGATTTCTGTTCAAGAAGTTGGCTAAAATGCTGGCCAATAATATTGTCCTGATCAATCCTTATAGCAGTGAGCGTCAAGTGAAGCAGGCCGTTGaacaattgttttgcattcaGCCCAGAGGAGTTCAATGCGAGATGGACTTGGAGTTATTGCCGTCAGTGTTCGTGGAACGATTCGAGAGTTGA
- the LOC133839473 gene encoding LOW QUALITY PROTEIN: E3 ubiquitin-protein ligase Kcmf1 (The sequence of the model RefSeq protein was modified relative to this genomic sequence to represent the inferred CDS: deleted 1 base in 1 codon) yields the protein MSRHEGVSCDSCLKSNFNGRRYKCLICYDYDLCADCYEDGVTSTRHLVEHPMQCILTRSDIELYFGGEMLTTDQPQSFTCPYCKKMGFSDATLLEHVSAEHTETSLEVVCPVCAGLPGGEPNLVTDDFAGHLTLEHRQPRELISFLDEPSAIRHGGGVRRIPGRTLGGPRTRRSNMHFSSSSGLSALSPSGRESVDPIAELLSQLSGVRRGGPPTSQLQQLQMQMQMDRQQATASRQIDRLPRRTHPIVSTSNSNATMAEVISGSGSGAVGNGAGSGASGVSGHPNLRTSEWPVGTSFASTSSHQQTQSSSLAANTLNAREAVGNSCISSGSGGSSNALGISVGTGGTSTVNGSGNSGAMASQAVGQAAAGESSQSQYLLAKFMQPTLTDAEWADVERKRADRSTFVQSLLLSLLCTEELDLNAVSDDGDCLAKSDNVNKEQNNGDSQKQHQQQQEEQDTLLNNNADEQQQQQQQPQQQQQRAVVRQVNQMQQTSPEDFVCDEYRYKNKKANNTAATTQTSAGTAATGGGGGVGGGGGVGGGIAAAAASAAGAGGRPTAADRGGIERRGRAQPAETATGSQQQQLQQQQQQQKYKQNANAASNTNQIPDTR from the exons ATGAGTCGTCATGAAG gTGTGAGCTGCGATTCATGTCTA AAAAGCAACTTCAATGGACGGCGATACAAGTGCTTAATCTGCTATGATTATGATCTATGCGCCGATTGCTATGAGGATGGCGTCACATCCACTCGACATCTGGTCGAGCATCCCATGCAATGCATTCTCACCCGTTCCGATATCGAATTGTATTTTGGCGGCGAAATGCTAACAACGGATCAGCCGCAATCCTTTACGTGTCCTTATTGCAAAAAGATGGGCTTCAGCGATGCCACATTGCTGGAGCATGTGTCCGCTGAGCACACGGAGACCAGTCTTGAGGTCGTCTGTCCTGTGTGCGCCGGTTTGCCAGGCGGGGAGCCGAATCTAGTCACAGATGACTTTGCCGGTCATCTCACATTGGAGCATCGGCAACCACGCGAGTTAATATCCTTTTTG GATGAGCCGTCGGCTATACGACATGGCGGTGGAGTGCGTCGCATTCCAGGACGCACATTGGGCGGACCGCGGACACGGCGATCCAATATGCACTTTAGCTCATCGAGCGGACTGTCGGCCTTGTCGCCGTCGGGTCGCGAATCTGTCGATCCCATTGCGGAGCTGCTCTCACAGCTGTCCGGCGTCAGACGTGGCGGACCCCCAACATcgcaattgcaacaattgcagatgcaaatgcaaatggatCGACAGCAGGCAACG GCATCGCGCCAAATTGATCGGCTGCCAAGACGCACGCATCCCATAGTCTCAACATCGAATTCTAATGCCACCATGGCCGAGGTGATCAGCGGAAGCGGCAGCGGTGCAGTTGGCAATGGCGCAGGTAGCGGTGCCAGTGGTGTGAGCGGACATCCCAACCTGCGCACCAGCGAATGGCCGGTGGGCACAAGCTTTGCATCGACCAGCAGCCATCAGCAGACGCAGTCGAGCAGCCTGGCCGCCAATACACTCAACGCCAGAGAA GCGGTGGGCAACAGTTGCATCAGCAGTggcagcggtggcagcagcaatgcTTTGGGCATTAGTGTCGGCACTGGCGGCACCTCAACGGTcaatggcagcggcaacagcggTGCCATGGCTAGCCAAGCTGTTGGCCAAGCTGCAGCTGGCGAGTCATCGCAGTCCCAGTACTTGCTGGCCAAATTTATGCAGCCCACGCTGACAGATGCCGAGTGGGCGGATGTTGAGCGCAAACGCGCCGATCG CTCCACGTTTGTGCAGTCGCTGCTTCTATCGCTGCTTTGCACGGAGGAGTTGGACTTGAATGCGGTCAGCGATGATGGCGATTGTTTGGCCAAGAGTGATAATGTAAATAAGGAGCAAAATAATGGCGACAGCCaaaagcaacatcagcagcagcaggaggaaCAGGATACGCTGCTCAATAACAATGCTgacgaacagcagcaacagcaacaacagccgcagcagcagcagcaacgtgcTGTGGTACGACAGGTGAATCAAATGCAACAGACCTCGCCGGAGGATTTCGTATGCGACGAATATcgctacaaaaacaaaaaggccaacaatacagcagcaacaacacaaacgaGCGCtggcacagcagcaactggcggtggcggtggcgtcGGAGGAGGGGGAGGTGTTGGTGGAGGCattgcagcggcagcagccagTGCAGCTGGTGCTGGCGGCaggccaacagcagctgatCGAGGTGGCATCGAAAGACGAGGCCGAGCACAGCCAGCAGAGACTGCCACGGgttcacagcagcagcaactgcagcagcagcagcagcaacaaaaatacaaacaaaatgcaaatgcggcgtcaaacacaaatcaaatacCCGATACTAGGTAG
- the LOC133839486 gene encoding splicing factor 3B subunit 5: MGERYNIHSQLEHLQSKYIGTGHADTTKFEWLTNQHRDSLASYMGHYDMLNYFAIAENESKARVRFNLMERMLQPCGPPPEKLED; the protein is encoded by the coding sequence atggGTGAACGCTATAACATACACAGTCAATTGGAGCATCTGCAGAGCAAGTACATTGGCACAGGACACGCAGATACTACAAAATTCGAGTGGTTAACCAATCAACACCGCGACTCATTGGCCAGCTACATGGGGCACTACGACATGTTGAATTACTTCGCCATAGCTGAGAATGAATCGAAGGCTCGAGTGCGATTTAATCTAATGGAACGCATGCTGCAACCTTGTGGACCGCCACCAGAAAAACTAGAAGATTAA